CAGGTCAATTAATTAAGAGATATTCAacacttttttcaacaaactaaaataattgtatatgtatagtccgattaatttcaaagttattatgGAACCAActgaaataattgtatattatagaataattaaatcaattatcattattataaatattaattataattatgttcaaGACATCTCTTTTTGTTTGCCCTTTTGATtccttataaaaaaaataaacaaagggggTTGTCCTTGTAGAAAaatgcgaagggggttttgtcctccttgtaaaaaatgcgaagggggttttgtcctccttgtaaaattaagcgaaggggtttttgtcctccttgtaaaaaacatgaagggggttttgtccgcctatgcaaaaatgagcgaagggggttttgtccgcaggggattttgtccggatcccTACCAAGGTTTGTGGTAAAtgaacattgcaaaatgaaagagttttacaaacttttatttttgaccccaagtgaaacaaaaaaatgcatttgattgtgactgaggcgcaTGTAATGGCCCTCTATCACTGACTCAAATGGGTGCATGATTTCTTGGTACCTCTACACAATGCTATATGCCAAATATCTACGCTTTAGACCTGGAGATTTAAGACAAGAATGCAAGTGACCCCATGGgtggggccaatttgaccctaggggcatgATCTGAACAACTTTGTTAGAGGACCACCGGACAATGCTACATAAATATTTAAGCTCTCGGATAAGCAGTTTTGGAGAAGGAGAgtgttaaattttttctttttggttgcaaTAGCAACCAGAATTGTGCCATACAAGAAATATCCAGGCTaaatttcatcaacttccatcaaACCTTTTctgagatgttgtttgaaggaaAATGTGGACAAACAGATGACAGAAAggcagtgagtgatcacaatagctcaccatgagcactttgtgcttatcatgtgagctaaaaacttaagcATGATAGACAATCAATGACTGACAAAGCCAGAATACTCAACTTCGCTCAGCTTTTGGCTTCAGAGAGCTACAAACAttgacctttaccctgctaaatttctaaaatgaactggtccatcattcaattttggcagtaccatttattattcaaaggggtgttcactgaaatctTACTGACTAAATAGGGAatagtgcagacaatgatcaggtgtaggctgatcttggtctgcacttgtcacaaaggcaaaattacttgccgccagcaggctaaaggttaagtcattttaaataaatatatactggCAGAAGACCAAATACAAGATCAAGGAGATAAATACAGTTATAATTAATACTAATAAAGactatacatttttataattttggcaTCACTAATCATAATGAGGTGAAAGATTTATTTTCACAGATTCAGAATGACTGTCATGCTACAGCTTCAAAGTAAGTACTAATAGAAGGCAGACTACTTTTCAGCTTATGAGCTTTAATAACCCATCTAGAACCAACTTTGAATcagaataaagtaataaaaatttCTGCATTAACACATTTTACTTCTCAAAACAATTATCTATCTGAACAGATGTTGATGCATAGTATGATTTTATAACAACACCTAGCTCTCACACGAAATACTTAAACTAATAAGTCATCACACTTCTGgacaaatgacacatttttcaGTAGGGACTTTTACTTGCATTTTGTCATGGAGTGCAtgacagaaaatcattttatcacaGTTGGTAAGGGTACAGTTTTTCACTTACTAAAAAAGGTCAGAATAGGGTACTTGACCTAACTGGGGCTCTTGACAGTATAACAAAATACTCACCCAATTCTTTTTCAAACAATCTGACAAGGGATGAATATCTGTTAGGCTTATCCTTCATCAAAAGAATTGTTTCCACCATTTGATCTGTAACATCTGCATTATCTGCATTCTTGCCTAGACTTCGAAACTTTCTCCTCTCATCTGTCaacaatttaaaatacttatgGTAGCATAAAAGTCAAATCAACGAGAGactttattcatatatttgttaaattaaataaagcTGAAAGGATATAAGAAATGAAGACCAATGCAATAATACTATTGTCAACAATACGTCAAATTTTATTCTGCGAAACAAACAGTAATTCATAGTTTAACCTAAAAAATAACAATGACTTTTGTAGTCTTACACATTCAACATGTTGCAATGATTTGTTTTATGGTCTGGCTTTCAACAACTGACATCCATTTACCCCAAAGTAGGCTgagcagcactataaaattgacTTTGACTTCTACATCTTATTATTTTGACTACAATTGTTTcggatgattttattttttcattttttatgtagtTTGTGAGTATCTATTCTTCATGTATGTAGATATATAAAGTAATTGAAATAATAGGGAGTAAAAACTAATTGGTCTATTTCCTACTCTTCCTCATCTATTATTTAGATATGTTTTAGATTAACTTTATGCCAATGAAATGGTATCACAAACATTAACTGAACAATTTAAGGTAGTTGtgcacatttgataaacaggaagtgATGGCGATATATACGTCATGAACCCGCAAAACATAGAATAAATTTAAGCCTGGATTTGGTGAAAGGATATGAAAATCATCTTATGAATGGCAActtatgagtaaatttattacaatggccctattactatctttcttaagttaaaatatgatattaaaacatctgacacattaattaattcaaaataatgtcttaaaattagctttaaatgtgcggttcactcttaattatggtcaaatatctcaaaaataaccacgcggacctatacattttatttcaccacattacaggccatatgtttatttacgactgtgagaagttacattacaagagctgtccgtaagacagccaagctcgactattcgaaatattgtcccagaagcaggaaaatattaccccaaaaggttaaatatcaaaagagttttaagttcaaaagggggcataatttgaccaaaatgcatatcagttatgggacttgctgctatcaactagttttataaccccgaaggcacatgtgaagcttcaattcaatatctgcattagttttggagatagaaactcgcatgtaaaactttaaccagaattttcaaagtccaaaatggggcataatttgcccaaaatacatgccagagttatgggacttgacccagtgaggttggtaattaatctagaaaaagaaaaaataagtttcaaatctatatgccttttagaaatagctgtatgtacttgcatgtaaaactttaaccaaaattttctaagtctaaaagggggcataatttgctcaaaatacatgtcagagttatgggacttgacccagtgaggttggtatttgatctagaaaaagaaaaaataagtttcaaatctatatgccttttagaaacagctgtatgtacttgcacgcaaaactttaaccagaattttctaagtccaaaagggggcataatttggccaaaatgaaggtcagagttatgggacttgctgctatcaactagttttataaccccgaagacacatgtgaagtttcaaatcaatatctgcattagttttggagatagtaacttgcatgtaaaactttaaccaaaattttctaagtccaaaagggggcataatttgctcaaaatacatgtcagagttatgggacttgacccagagaggttggtaattgacctagaaaaagaaaaaataagtttcaaagctatatgcctttaactgatggctgtatgtacttgcatgcaaaaacttaaccaaggtgtgacgccgacgccgacgccgacgccgacgccagggtgagtagaatagctagactattcttcgaatagtcgagctaaaaatctacattgtagaaaaatttctactcgcaaaaatgttatgaaatttgtgagtttcccatagactcccattatgagaAATTGTGTTATATCCCggtttttcaaatcagtctagcaaaaaatcaaggaCAAGACCCTACCTTTCTTATCTgttgaattttcttagtatattctgaaaaactacattgtagaaattttttttgatccagaactaccttaaggtggCTTACGAACTTTATTTTACttacattttcaatgtttgtATCCTTTTATTGCACATAGtaagtatataaacatatatattattattattggaaatgTCTACAGTTctatacagataaaataaaactgaCCACTGACCTTATAGTGTCAAAAGCTTATAATTAGAACTTTGATACTAATAAATTCtgcatttaaattattattatgccAAGTGACAGATAGCTGTGCTCCCTTAAACATATAAACATgtcataaaattgaaacaaataattcttttttttttcaaaaatcttttgaCTAAGGTTACTTGAAGAATTTAAAGAAGTAGAAAACCACAGAGAATGGACACAAGTACTAAGTCACATACTGACTGTAACAAATGGCACAAACATATGGATAACACAAACAACATTATTTCTGATATTCCtaagagaaaaaatgaaaaccttggcaaaaaaatgtttgtgtggTCAAATTTCGGATGTCACTGTCTGCGGGAATTGGTATTATTTGcttgaaacaaattttcttttctcATGCAATGTAGAATTAAAAATTCTTTGACAAATGTCTGACAGCAAAATCAAAACAAGAGCACAGCTTGCAGGTGCTAATGCTTGTCTGTAAGAGCTTAAAAAGAAAaggttatggttcttggtctataTAATTCTTACCCTCCTGCTGAAGATGAAAACATTTATAGCTTCTAAGCTGTTAGATAAATGGACATAACAAAAAAGTAGACCAAGAAATACTATATTTTGTACGATATTTTAAGTACGAGGACCATAATTCTGATTAAATGCATGTGAGGGATATGGTTCTTGGCAGCAAAGTCCACTATAGATAATAAGTAAGTAGGCTAAATTTCAAGGCTACAGTTCTTAATAGTTTGAGAAAAAGTGGATGTAAACCAAATCTTAACAAATAAAAATTCTGAGGCCGAGGCTCAAGAGATGACAATACCTCctaggttgttttttttcaaaactcaaGACAAGTTTCTGACAAGATAAatctaataatgaaaataaaattatatattgttttttccACCCTGGGTGGTGACAGTAGCTTAAAGAATACTTTATTATCTAAAACTGTAACATAATTATGCAGTTACTTAGTTATGAAAGCTTGCAAGGCACAATGGCAGTTTAGCAACAAACATAAAGGAATATAGGTTTATTAAGGTATTATCTCAGTGGGTAATAGTTACTGTATTGGTTTTACTGACCGGTCAGACCTAAGCATTACTGTTGCATTATAATGAAAATGTAAGCAGAAATGAGCAATATTTGTATcaaaaataataattacctgGGCTAAAGTGCTCAAAAAACATGAGATCCTTGTAGTCAACAGTCTTTGCTATATATCCTCTGAAAGCCTcgagaaaaaattctattctcATCTCTTGATCTTTTTCCTCTGGTTCCATCTCGTATCCAACAGAAGGCAGACCATTATAGGAAGCCATTGTAACAGCCAAAGTGTGTATATCTAAGTTTATCTGGCAGTTTCCATAACAAATAACTTATTACCTTCCCATATTCTTCAATGCACACTTATGTCTGAAAgcagtaaaacaaaaaatttaaaggtggtcaacCTATTTTTTGTTCATGTACTTCAAATgacagatttgtttgaaacttttacTGCTGATCATTTATACTTATATTCAGTAATAAGTATCATACATCTAGCACTAATGCTCTAGCTgatggaagagcattagtgctAGATGTATGTTacttattaacttgaaattctgaCTAAAAATACTTAGATTTTGTATAATactatgataaaaatctttacaagcaTTAATTTATCAGTTGGGattgtttcattgtttacagTGGAAATGGTACATGTTAGAAACCTGTTCTCCCTCAGTTTAGATactttgtttataataaattCCTTTTATGTAGCAGTGAGTTACCAATGTACTTTTTAAGTTTGGATGCTTAACTattttaactagagctatcactaaaggtgatgaatgtaccccccgcatgcactgacacagtacactgcaatttgacgcacacaagactgcataattatgtggactgtatgtatacagtaaagtaacaaaaaacaaagtcccataactatgcagaatatttatctaaaagaatgtaacaacatgcacaactagggttggtactgatcacttgtgtgaagtttcattaaattgtgtgtaagggtttggtagattaggcacgcacaagattgcatatgcagactgtatgtacatagtatgttaacaagaaacaaagtcccataactctgcaatttttgtcgctgaaagaacctaacatgccccatgcacaactactgttgttactgatcacttgtgtgaagtttcattaaattgtgtcaaggggatgaggagagatggtgcgcacaagattgtgtctatgtatatagtatagtaacaaaaaaacaaagtcccataactctgcaaattttttttctgaaagaacctaacatgccccatgcacaactactgttgttactgatcacttgtgtgaagtttcattaaattgtgtcaaggggatgaggagagatggtgccacacaagattgtgtctatgtatatagtatagtaacaaaaaaacaaagtcccataactctgcaaattttttttctaaaagaacctaacatgccccatgcacaactactgttggtactgatcacttgtgtgaagtttcattaaattgtgtcaaggggataggagagatggtgcgcacaagattgtgtctagtaatagatagtaacaaaaacaagtcccataactctgcaaattttttttctaaagaacctaacatgccccatgcacaactactgttggtactgatcacttgtgtgaagtttcattaaattctgtcaaggggataaggagagatggtgcgcacaagattgcgtctacggacagacggacagacagacagacaacctgaaaccagtatacccccccttacaactttgttgtcggggggtacaataattgagaacagttttttctttaaagatagaAGAAGAGGTTGCGCCACAGTATACACAGTTGTACGGTATTAGTACGGCATACAGTTGTAAGCTTTATGTTGCAAGGGTTGTCGCCCTTCTGCTTATCTCCTCGTTTGTAATCAGAAAGAGTTCATTTACGTTTCTTTGCCAATAAACGTTGATTTGCATCATTACCACTGTTCCTTGTTAACTGGCGCACCGTGACTAAAAATTCTCTAATTCTTTGTACAATACGGATATTGGTTGTATCAAAATTGCACAACACTGATACTTctgtagaaactgtatttttagcAGTCATTATCATAATGATGTCGCTATAACATGCACAAATGAGGTACCCTCAGTGTCGTCTAATTTTATGCCGTCTCGGTGATACTTTTACTACACTTTTATATATCCTTGTCTTTTATCAGAATGCCTGCTTTTCGTTTAGAAAACTATAGGAACATTCAAAGTTGAGACCTGGTCCCTTGATTTCACCAGTTTAAATTTCTCTTTGCAAGTATTTCATTACAAGAAACGGAAAATTCTTTGGTGTGCAAAACCGTGAACTGTGCAAAACCGGGTACACTTACTCTACACATTGCCATTATCAATAATTATTTGTCAAATCTCCGATTGTACTTTTCCCGGGATTAAAGGATTATAACCCAGCGGGCACACGACGTCATTTtaacgttgaaatatggttgaaatttggtcaggtcaTAAAACAGCGTTGATCCAACGTTGATTCAACATGGGACTCTCAACGAAAAGATGTTGTCGAAAATCAACGTTGTTTTAACGTTGAAATAAGGTTGAtctttcaacgttgaaaaatcgTTGGTATCTGACCAATGTCAGagatataaactatatatatatatatgcattgtcATGCCGATTCTTTTAGTTTGAAACAAAGTATAATTCAAATAGCATCTACAAATACCTATGTAATATAAGAAATCTACCttaattttccatgaaaaaatgaacatgtatctaaactgttggggaaaaaatatgatattagatAGATAGGTTGGTTCAAAAGTTTGATAATTTCCTTAATTCATTATAGAACTGACacgtaaaaattttttttgttgtattttaaaaatacaatgtataaattagcgttccaaaattcatgaaaatggactAAAACTTGTACATGATATTTTTACACTTCCCGAAAAATGTTCCtcattgttattgtaatttgggTGTTGTCTAGCTCTTTTCGatacatttcatacatttacattttaaaatattcgaGATGATTATACTGGGATTTGTTGGAAAAATTTATAACacgtttgtaaccatggtgaccAAAGGTCACTCTCTCTCtacacatgttatctattagTCACGCCTGTCATAATCCTGGTATTAGTTTACACATTAATTCAGTTAGTCCGATAAAGGTTTAAGCTagctgtttatacatcattgtatAAAAGGATGGTGCAGAGGAAGTGAGTACAATACTtcaaacattattataacttagtaattatattcatcaataatattatatttaaaagactgaCGTGTTTGTACTTTAATatcattagttttttttaatctgcatttttctttaaaatcgacTCATACTTAAAACTTGGAGGGGATATAGCTTAATCATAAactgttgataatattttaaatgcacCCATCAATTGTTTTATCAGCACGTTATTCATCAtcactgtttttgcatttttatttaatttacatgaaaattttaaatgataactGTTAAACACTCAAATCCTTTAATACATTTCAGGTGATACATGTACCAGGCCCAGTTGTTTTGCCGTGATGAAGATTTTGAGAACTAAGCTATTAATGGACTTACTATGTTATTTAGATAAAAGACGATCACAGGTCTATGAAataaagatcagaaaatatacatgctgattacaagtgctaaataaataaacaagagggccaagatagccctaggtcgctcacctgataaacataccataacagtgtaaacatgtttgacatagtgatttcatggaaacaaatattctgaccaattttcattaagattggatcaaaaatgtggtctcttaagtgtaaacaagcattttcttcaatttgatctagtgacctagtttttgagctaagatgacctatattcgaatatgacctagatttgatgaaggcaatcattctgactaaatttcatcaacctcaattaaaaaatacagcctctatcgcatacaaaacttttttctttgatttgacctagtgacctagtttttgatccctgatgacccatattcaaacttgacctagattttatcaaggcaatcattctgaccaaaattcatgaagatcaattaaaaaatacagcctctatcgcatacacaaggtttttctttgatttgacctagtgacctagtttttgaccccagatgacccattttcaaaactggcctagatttcatcaaggttatcattctgacaaaatttcatgaagatcagttgaaaaatacagcctctatcgcatacacaagggttttctttgatttgacctagtgacctactttttaacccagataatccattttcgaacttggcctagatttcatcaaggtaatcattctgaccaaaattcatgaagttaaaatgaaaaatacagcctctattgcatacacaaggtttttccttgatttgacctagtgacctagtttttgacccctgttgacccattttcgaatttggccttgacttcatcaaggtaaacattctgacaaaatttcatgaagatcaattgaaaaatacagcctctatcgcatacacaaggtttttccttgatttgacctagtgacctagtttttgaccccagatgacccattttggaactcgacctagatttcatcaaggtaatcattctgaccaaaattcatgaagataaaatgaaaaatacagcctctatcgcatacacaagctaaatgttgacggacgacagacgacagacgccggacatcgagcgatcagaaaaactcacctgagcattaaaATAATGCCTAAAATACCAGTTCTTTTATATTCGTTGGATTATGGTTGGAATTCAGATTTAAAAGACATTAATGCCTTATTTTTTCTTGTCATAAAGACATCATTATAATGCATCacaaaaaatgtcttttaagatacgtcatatttcaaatttgaaaaaccgtcgggatttcaaccatatttcaatcACCAACCGTCAGATTTCacccatatttcaacgttgaaatatggttgaaatcctgacgttgtttcaacgttgaaatttCAACGTCATTTCACCTTTCAAATCCAACTATATTTCAACGTTTCAACGTTAAAGTctgacgttgtttcaacgttgttgTGCCCGCTGGGAAATGCCCTTATCTATCTATTtgccgttgacgtcaaaccccttgtgGGAACGTAGatgttttgcgcgtcaaaatcaaaaatagaaagaatatagtgataaaaatttagagtggaagaaactaaaaataattttgtgatataaaaaggtcaaaacatgagtttgcaggataactagggcgagacatgctcaaggctgcaaactgcagcactgaactgctctagggttgggaggtgggcgacacttgtgggaagttggttccaatagTAGTTATTATTAGTACACTGTTCTTGGAAaataagagaacttgtaatagtcagtggttgcagtaattaacctataacttagggaatggccatagcggacacaacgGGTCATTGAGGTCAGGTAATCTACGactgggatagcaaccagatcatgatgaatcttacagaagagtgataacctagaatctaccTCTTACCATATAATTATCTAAAccttaaaaaatgaaagaaatacgaGACCAAACTTTTGTTGCAACTCTCAGTGTtcatgttgagcgcaaataaccaatctgagctatttaccaaacgcgcagcgcatataacaaatttttgtacgttggttatatgcgcaacaaTTTACTAATCGTTGCGCGGGATAAACTtaacctgcgcgatttaccaaatgcgcagcgcaaataacaaatgtaactttatatatcagtaatttgcattttatgtttgataaattatgcagttggtcaatttattaataaatataaatgtcaaatgctgaataccTTGGTACTTatattatgtgtcataaatttgtttctatatCAGTAAATTCAcagcagtcggtcaccaggtttcaatacctccgatctgatcaagatgcaataaaactcaaacatgcgtgaaggtgtgatttcctccaacttgcacacgtcgtcctctggtatgttttaggctatttttataactTTCTACTTCACcagagcacacacttagcaaaatatcatttttattatattgaaataccttgaaatttcacaataatattctttttaccaacgggagtATATATCTCAACATGGCTAAGATAACAGATTAAATAAAATAAGTGACAGAATTAGAAGAAAATTCTTACAAATCtaattgatattattattttgttttttttgttttttttttaaaatagtacaAAATCGATAGATTAAAGAGTAATTCTCATCAAAAcgtaaacaaaattttacattttgtagctgcgTAAGATATGTGTTCGTTTCCCTGTGCTAAAAGAAAATCTGGAATTTACTCCGATAACTTGAATATCCTTTACAAATCagattaacttttactttgatttacgattacagactaaaattatAGTCTTTTTGCAAATCTGAgatctataatgttacatctGTAACTTGCGCGGGAGGTcagtcctgcgctaatagcaaagtttgaaatgacactgatatttcaaatacatttcattcattaaaacGTACTATTTATCTTgcgcagctacaaaatgtaaaatttcgtttacATTTTGACGAAAATAACAAGTTATTTTATCTATTTcactataaaacataaaaaaaagaataaagtatTAAAGATCTGTACGAAttgtcttttaattctgcttatttttattttatttttaatcatagccatgtcaagagatatgctcacgttggtaaaaagaattgcgctttttcaatgttataaaagcgatatggtgaaatgtgCTAAGTGTGTGGCATTTCAATTCTTTTATGTACGTCTTCTTTATGTTCAATATCCGGTAAAAAatgactgtgtgagatcaaatGAAGTAAAAagactttagttataaaaaatagagaggacgatgtgtgCTATCCAAAGGAAaccacaccttcacgcatgtttgagttttattgcatgttgtatgatattgtagatattgaaaccTGATCACCGACTGctatgaatttactgatgttgaaacaaatttatgacatatatttttaaaaccaagatttacaattttagtctgtaattgttaaacaatgtgaAAGTTAACATGGTTTAAGgcagatattcaagttat
This is a stretch of genomic DNA from Mercenaria mercenaria strain notata unplaced genomic scaffold, MADL_Memer_1 contig_4685, whole genome shotgun sequence. It encodes these proteins:
- the LOC128554067 gene encoding uncharacterized protein LOC128554067, producing MASYNGLPSVGYEMEPEEKDQEMRIEFFLEAFRGYIAKTVDYKDLMFFEHFSPDERRKFRSLGKNADNADVTDQMVETILLMKDKPNRYSSLVRLFEKEL